The DNA sequence ttttgatttggttctttgttttagcgatagttgatatcttttccaagtctttccaaaataagaacggagtcgaatatagagcagcacttttttttaaaactttgtcagtacaacagcaatcgattttttgactgttcaatcacgtactgttgtacattttgctttatacttcaatatttgcgacattgtgtatataaaaatcagtgttgtgtaagatcagaaagaaaaaatatgaaaattgttcttttgaaaagattatgctaaaaaatataacttttacctttattcgataataaTTCATATTATgatggttttataaagtttttttcttggatcttcattatattttatcttaacccgcatcacaaccacatcttgaagtatttcgtatcataaagggtctatatctacatgcatactaatatgttaatcaagtcaaacatttcaatcaatatttccccgcagaaagctattttaattatttaatttagttacaagattttgttcttatctctttaattaatcaagaaatcagGTATAaggtgactattgaataactgttaattacatggaaccttaattaccttccgaaaattaattgtttttcttgcaaatagtatttaaaccaaaaaaacttttttttttaccaactctGGAAACTGGTCTGATGCAATACCTTATTTTCAGATAATATTAAATGCACAGTAGAGTATTTTATGATACTACAATTAAAACATAGCCAACTTATTGAGGCATTGACATGGAAAAAGTGGCAATTTCCAGAAAATGGTCCCTTTTTGCTTACTTCTTCCAAATAGCAGAAGTATCCAAGTTTTCAAAGTTTCATATATAGGAATTATATACTTGTAAATTGTGGAACTCAACCTTATTTATGAAATGTATTTACAGTATTTTTGTCATCAACAAACAATTTATAGAAGGCTAGCTTTGAATAGTTTTTACATCGCTTTAAAAAAATCGgcattttttacttattaaacTTCTTTTGTCAATACCTCAATTGTATGAAATTGTATTGAGTGTATTTGTGAACTACTATGTTACTGAAATGATAGTGAGCCATTATTAAACATACTTTTAAGATAAGTATATAAAGTATAACTTATTCATTATAAGTATTATTATAtgtgtaaaataaataatgtatataaaaaatacttttaacgaaGCAGCATTTTGGATACGTGTCGAAAAAGTATTGTCTAACATTTTTTGTAACTTGTAGACAGAAATATTAATAGAATTTTTCCTTGTTTAGCTGGTTTACAAATGTTGAGATATTCCTCCACACGGGAAGAAACAGATGATGAATTCGATGCTCGATATGAAGCATATTTCAATAGACCCGAAATAGATGAATGGGAAATTCGAAAAGCTATGAATGACTTGCAAGGAATGGATTTAGTGCCAGAACCCAAAATTATTATTGCTGCACTCAAAGCATGCAGACGATTAAATGATTATGCTCTTGCTGTTAGGTTTCTAGAAGGTGTCAAGGTAAGAAATATCAGTAGTAACGCTCCATTAGATCCTCGGctcaatttttttaactaaagattCTTTTCCAGGGAGGGGGAGATACTACCTTCTCTGTTGAATTAAGCATAAAATTATTGATTGtatgatttataaaaaagttacttttggaAAATGCtagaaatttgaatattttataagaatttgattttttttttgttgttgttctattaagttttttttagtaTGTTTCTGAAGTCTTTCTTTTGCTGTTCAATATATTTCCTTTATGTGTATAGACTGCTgaatttttgctgtaaaatatttctatttttcaaacaatttaattAATGTAATAATGTGGTTACTTTTTAAACAGCAATTTGACTGTCTTTCTTTAATTACAGGATAAATGTGGCAGCCGTGTAAAAGAGATATATCCTTACCTTTTGCAAGAAATTCGACCAACATTGGATGATTTAGGTGTCCTCACCCCTGAAGAAATGGGTTATGATAAGCCAGAATTGTACATACCAGATGTGTTTGAAAAGCCATTGTTCAGGTATTAGACTCGTAAACACTTTAACTTGTAACGATTATATGAGCTATTCAGAAGCCGTAAAGcgaaaagtgagaaaaaatatttaaaaaacatatatttctcATAAAAGATATTCAGAATTTAAAGTAGTAACAATTAAAAGTCCTGTTTGActcataataataattttaaaaaaaaactaagcaacgAATAAATCCGTTAATAACTGAGAAAAAgatttattcttctaaaatttatttaaaaataaaggtgCTTAAGGTATGTGTGCAAATCAATGCAAATTATATCTAAAAGCAACAAAAATCATGCTCATTTAGAtgtaaatacttaattttttttctcaaagccaATGTGGTCagtaattgcccccccccccccctcccttgattGATTCGGATGCATAGGAATCTAAAATTGAATTGCTAAAAGGTGTTGTTGTACCTTGCTTATCTCCAGTTTTAAATTTTACCAGTGTGAAACCTAACGCAATAATATGCATTCTTCTTAATAATATGCATTCAAGttatcaaaaataagtttttcactataaaagggaaaaaaaaatcactaaagcTTAGGACTATGGTGTGAGGAATATGACTCATCTTAAACAAAAGGAATGCACAATGTGCGGATGAAGGGACCACTGAAAAAATGGCAAAAGTAgactttttgagatatttttgtttaaggttttattcattcattttataacataaatgttaattttcattgaatttaatAGTTGTAATTAAACACtaattcattaaatgtttaaaaagttatttctatATGGAATTGTCATTTTATTATGTCAAgtaaactttcattttctttttattcaaagattgGGCTTAGGCTATTTTTCTAGTGATCGCTTCAGATGCAATTACATAAATCTCACGAGTAATAAAATTTTAGCTGTGCTCTTATTAGCTTTCATTGTTGTATTTATAATCAACTTCCTTGGTATATTAGTTAATACAAATAATGTATCACATGCAAATTATAGTTTGTAAAACGGTTTAGTTACATAAATCTAGGtcacatcaattaccactcagtgttaaaataagtaaataaaaagttctGCAGCTGAATTTTCTGTCTTAATTTCTTGTAATTATGGTCAAGTTAACAAGAATTAAAActtggtttttcttttgtgaaatgGATTGAGCATCTTAGCTCTTAATGtgctctaaaaaataattttaaaagaggtGAAACTCCCCACgctattgttttaatatttatacaaAGAATTTTAAAGTTCACTTATACTCTTATTGGTTATtctcaattaaaatgtttttttaatgatattagaGTTGTCATGGATGTAGCCATTTTCCTCAGGCAATAGTATTCACTTTTTGAAACGCCTTTGAAAGAATTAGTTATTGTTCCACTTCTATGCTAGTGTTCAGATGTTTTTCATTCAGCAATAATTAATGCAGTCTTATGATTACAATTACAAGTTAATTTTTGTAttgtaaaatacagtgaaatatgTTTAGCCCAAAAACGCTTAACTTGAAAAATCAGCTAACACAAAATGATATGGTGGTCAGAACAGTACTGTGCAGCTTAATATAAATCTTTTAGGACAAAATTTTTAACAGGAAGAAATATATGTTCCCTTTTTTTCATGTTCaacattttgaactttatatgCAAATTCTACCTTAAAGtctaaataatgttaattttattttaatctttccaGGAAGAGAGAATAAGAGAAACCTCTAGCTAGTTGAAGAAAGGTTTGagaattagaaattttattcaagaatTATCAATTTTCcgtgcaaaaaaaaagtgatgctACGCTATTGTTAAAAAGAAATAGCTAGTTTATCTTCATTTCAGTTTTGCAAAGTGTAtaatttcctttttcaataaacaGTAAAAAGCTAAAATGTGTGTAATTTTTGCGCCTTGTCTCAGAGTAAAAGTAAAACTACAATTCTGAGGAATATTTTCTGCTGATTTTATGTGATGATTGAACGGACTTAAGAtataagagagagagagtttttcAAAACATTACACCTTTAGTCAACTTCTGTACCGAAGTAAAGTGATTTGAGTGTACAATCGGTGCTGGATCTTGAGcagcatttcttaaattgtgttccgtggaACCCCAGGGTCTTAATtcaaggacgcccatatagggAGGAGGGGGGCtcgaaccctccccccccctggaaattagaacttccttgcttttagtacttttttctttgcaaaaatatttcttcttcagccattaatgaataaataattaaatatgtcaaattttaataactctaatctgttctgaaatTTGTCTcgatggggaaaatatcctgctaaactgtttaaaatttctgagccctCCCCTTAcgattttgcatatgggcgcccatgtcttAATTAGCTATTTAATGACAAAtacaaattcgcaactccaataaactatagggagtgctgcagccactgtctaatggcgtatgaaaaaggtaaaagaaGTGcggtaacttataacttgctttggaGATTtgtaaatgacagtaatttttcatcgtgtttgtgggaaactttcttttcttttcctctgAAAGTACATTACACCACAAAGTGTCTGAAGCCTataatttactccaaagaaacACATGGAATggattattttaccttttttggtagtattgttaatcactgcacagtagcgtattcgagctctggagttgtgaaTAATTAATGTGAGAGTTTGATGTTTGAACCTGGGCCCCCTCCAAAACAGAatcttggctacgccactgcaaacaGGTAATGAAAAatcaggggttccacgaaaaagtgAGCATTATCAAAAGGTTccactaataaaagaaattaagaaatgctgATCTAGAGGGAAGATGGGTGGGGCCCTTGCCCTTGGTGGAAATTTACCCTGTGACTTTTTGTTTTGGTTGAAACTTGATATAAAAGCTTGAAGGAAGGTGGATGAAAGCAGCTGTTTTAACATTTGCTCCAGtttggaaaattcaatttttcctcttgatcgcaacccccctcccctttcagtactttcgtttttgaaaaagatgatctgccttattttaaattttaatttattatataatcagtcttcatacattaattagcAGTTGCACCATCCTAATAGCCATAATATTCAGAATTGAAGTGCCTCAAAACCAGCCACCATGTAAGTTCCAAGCATTCATAAGGAAAATGTAGAGGAAATTTTTTCAATGGTCCAATTGTACCTGTTTATCCATAGTAAGAAAAGCAGATAAGGCACATTCTTCTTTGTTCTTTAAGAAAGGGGAGAATGAGTTATAGTGGAACTCGCCATTCGTTCAACTCGTTATTAGTCTTGATTGTTCAAGCAAATATGCGCTTGTCATTTGTAAGCTCCTTCGCTATTCATATAGTGTCACTTGAAGGAGTTGGTTAAAGATCACACAAAAAAGTTGACAATTTAAGAACTTCTAGAAGTGCACCTAAAGTAGCAAGAAGTGGAAGAACTTTCTTCAGGTGAAGAGGAAAAtattaagagaaatatttttgaagcaaaaattgaaGTGAGTTATGACTGAAAAAATTGACATCGTGACATTGTTGTGGTCCATGCATGAGGCTGTGGTGGCCTGATCAGCAAGGCGTCGGATTCTTAACTGGAGGGTTCTAAATTTGATTCCCGGGGGTCAATGATACTTTGTGTTCATTAATAGTGACTGAGGCAAAACACAGAGTTGTGTTCATGCCCCATCCAACTGGTGAAACGGATATAGCAGTAGGTATGGGAGGACCCTGGAGTTCACTGTTGTGGTTCACGTGAGCATCAATTTGTTCAACAACAAAGTTTGTGTGTCAAGGGTAGGTAACATTGGCTAGGTTTTtaggtaaagaattttatttcattgcaaaaagACAGTTAAAAGAAATACACCTGAAAGCGAGAAAACACCTGAAAGACTATTTTCTGATACTTTCAATGAAAGTGATTCCCCATCTAAATAGCAAGGTCAAGACATCCCTTTTCTCCACATTCTACCTAAGCCATTAGCTCATCTGACAGGCTCATTACAAGAACAGTTAAAAGTGTTACTTTATGTACAGTAATGTACACTTCTTGTTTTTAATAGGTTTAAATAAGCAATTAACTGGTCTAGAGCAGATTAATCCAATTTACATATCAAGCGTGAAAAAATGATTGATTCCCGATTCATACAAATTGACATTCAAACTGTCTTCTGGAACAAATTGCATACGAATAGCGAAATTCTGTGTGTGTGCAGCAATTTTATTTTACCCTGGCCATTTTGAAGATGTGTAAACTCCGATCACAATCACCACTAGGCCTTAAAAAGTGCATTCGGAAGGTAAAACAGTTAAAGATTATATCATAAGGATTTAATTAATGGTATAGTCCATTTTTATTCAGGCAATGCAGTTGGTTACCTTTTTAGGGCAACTGCTAAGTTTGGCTACCAACAATCGTTGCGTTAGCAGCCTGTTGTATGGAAAATGGTCGCCAGATGCAGAAAATAATTtcctaattattattttatttttgataatgtaTGTCCTTATGATACAATACTACTTCAATACACAGACATATCTCCACTGCATGGTAGGTAAGCAAGACTATTCTGTGAAACAAAGTGCTCTTTAATTATGCACAACCTGTGTCATGGCGGTCCAAATATCTCATCAAAAGTGTTTTTGCATCAACCTTAtttcaatgacaaaaataaaatttagcatatattactgattttaataaaatatacaacgcatgtacttttttttcttaatatgtctcagaatatatatatatataaaaaaaaacacatttttagataAAATTCCTTTCAGAAGTATTCAGCAGATATTTCTATCCTCCTTTTGCCATTCTAAGTTACACCTATATAACACATGGAAGTCCTTTTATTATAATATGTGATTGGAATTTTAATTATATGAAAACTTGGCAAATAAAAAAGTAAGAACATCAGCCTATTTTGTGACAATCCAAGACATTTCAATCACCTTTTTTATAAGTTCAACCCAAAATTAATTAGAAGGATTGgtgagtgcacctcgaagcattatttctaaaatttgattttcttttttttctatttcagtttgaagtaaacatttttacaaatacagATACTACAACTTCTCTCAAGTCTTACTTTTATTATTCAAGCAAAACTCTTTTGACTTCTGACTTTAAGCAGCAAGTAGATTGTTTCAAACCCTaccaaaaatagcaatttttcatacccccccccccctttttttttttggaaaagtggAGAAAGCAGCCCAAGAGACTCCCAGGCTGCCACTGTAATACTTCCTCAtaaggtaaaataaaataaaagcactaCAAACTACCTTTGAAGAAAAactaatcattttaaaataatttattttttagcctttttgaCTTTTCTACTTACAGTCGCTTTATGTGACAGAGCCCAAACCAAGTTTGATCCTCAATACActgttcttcaaaaaatttattaacaGTACCACTATGAGTTTAGCATTGTATATTGTATGGAAAATTGTTGATATTTATGACTTCGCAATGCTCTATTCATAATTTTACCGAAAGCATTCAATATTCATTGTAGCAGAGTTTCTAATGAGACACTCTATAACTAGTTTCTGCTGGAACATAAGATGGTCTCTAAAGAGAGgctttacacacacacaccatcaTATGCAGATAAATTTATTAGCTGCATAGCTCAAATATGTCTCTTATTATTCTTAGAGACACCAAGTGCTCATAAAATACGAATACTTACAAGAAACACTATTCCTACATCCGTACTGACTTATCCATGATATGGTGTTATGTATAAATTTCAAAGTATAAGTTTTATTGTACGTTTTAATCCATtcatattttttctattagtcttTTTGTACTCTCACTTAATAATTGCAAATTTAGTAGCTCTAAGAATTTGGATTTTCTACGTCTTTTTGCTGCCTGAGTTTTCTGTGCTCAGTCACCATTTCTAACTGCCGCACTCTTGTATAAGCTGCTGATCCAAAAAGGACA is a window from the Uloborus diversus isolate 005 chromosome 6, Udiv.v.3.1, whole genome shotgun sequence genome containing:
- the LOC129224715 gene encoding cytochrome c oxidase subunit 5A, mitochondrial-like; protein product: MFRNVGKCLVQCVRSSMLLNNKRYAPAGLQMLRYSSTREETDDEFDARYEAYFNRPEIDEWEIRKAMNDLQGMDLVPEPKIIIAALKACRRLNDYALAVRFLEGVKDKCGSRVKEIYPYLLQEIRPTLDDLGVLTPEEMGYDKPELYIPDVFEKPLFRKRE